Genomic window (Candidatus Leptovillus gracilis):
GAAAGTTATCTGGCAACGATAAAAGCATTTTACTCGAACGCGGACAAGATGGATGAATCGCTGCGGGCGGCAGCCCTGAGCGAAGCGGCAGGCAACATCCGTCGCACCACACGGCCGGAACGTCTGCAAATGGTAGAAGAGATGCTGACGCCGTTCATAGCCGACTTACCGATAGAAGAACAAAAACGGTTGCGGAACGTTGTTCTTGTTTTGGCGACTTCAGCGGTTGTTCGTGCATTTACCGATTATTTAGACCTTTCCTGGCAAGAAGCAGCCGATCATGCGGTGTGGGCTATCCAGACATTGGTGAATGGGGCTTCTGCTGCTGCCCAGATCACAGGAGAAAATGAATGACCGTTGTCACGTTACCGGTAGCAGACAGCCTATCCTCAGTTACTTTGATTGGTGGAAAAGCAGTCAACCTGAATCATTTGTTAACCGCCGGCTTTGCTGTGCCTCCCAGTATAGTCGTTACCACAGAAGCTTACTGGGCTTTTGTTACGGCCAACAAGCTTGATGTTTTTTTTCAGGCCAGGACAGGCACGCCTGTTTCAGACGAGACTGTATGGCAACACTTTTTGGCTGCCAGTTTACCAGGCGCACTATCTGATTCGATTTTGAATGCCTATCACAACTTGGGGAACAAATTGGTTGCTGTTCGCTCCTCGGCGACGGC
Coding sequences:
- a CDS encoding TetR/AcrR family transcriptional regulator, with product MNTDSTRPYESKIRKRQKQQTRTRILEGLIKVMGDGLADVSIPAVAKASEISIPTIYRYFPTKQALINALPAYLAEKIGAPTLVPQPDLESYLATIKAFYSNADKMDESLRAAALSEAAGNIRRTTRPERLQMVEEMLTPFIADLPIEEQKRLRNVVLVLATSAVVRAFTDYLDLSWQEAADHAVWAIQTLVNGASAAAQITGENE